The Streptomyces sp. HUAS CB01 genome has a segment encoding these proteins:
- a CDS encoding SIR2 family NAD-dependent protein deacylase: MTMVAILSGAGISTDSGIPDYRGPNGLWRRDPGAEKLVTYEHYMADPDIRRRSWRMRLDGPVLRAEPNAAHLAIAEFERSGHALRVITQNVDGLHQRAGVPDRKVLELHGTARAVVCTGCHARSSMEDALERVKAGDADPACTSCGGILKSATVMFGQRLDPVVLGESMGIAKASEVFIAVGSSLQVQPAASLAGVAAEHGARLIIVNAEPTPYDELADEVVREPIGTALPALLRRLR, translated from the coding sequence ATGACCATGGTCGCGATTCTCAGCGGAGCCGGTATCTCCACGGACTCCGGCATCCCCGACTACCGCGGGCCCAACGGCCTGTGGCGGCGCGATCCGGGGGCCGAGAAGCTGGTCACCTACGAGCACTACATGGCCGACCCGGACATTCGCCGGCGCTCGTGGCGCATGCGCCTCGACGGTCCCGTCCTGCGCGCCGAGCCGAACGCCGCGCACCTCGCCATCGCCGAGTTCGAACGCAGCGGGCACGCGCTCCGGGTGATCACGCAGAACGTGGACGGACTGCACCAGAGAGCGGGGGTCCCGGACCGCAAGGTCCTCGAACTGCACGGCACGGCACGGGCAGTGGTGTGCACCGGCTGCCACGCACGGTCGTCCATGGAGGACGCGCTGGAACGGGTGAAGGCGGGCGATGCCGATCCGGCGTGCACCTCCTGCGGGGGAATCCTGAAGTCGGCGACGGTCATGTTCGGACAGCGTCTCGATCCTGTGGTGCTCGGGGAGTCGATGGGCATCGCGAAGGCCTCCGAGGTCTTCATCGCGGTGGGCTCCAGCCTCCAGGTGCAGCCGGCCGCCTCGCTCGCCGGGGTCGCGGCCGAGCACGGGGCCCGGTTGATCATCGTGAACGCCGAGCCGACCCCGTACGACGAACTCGCCGACGAGGTCGTGCGCGAGCCGATCGGAACGGCACTGCCCGCGCTGCTGCGGCGGCTGCGCTGA
- a CDS encoding AlkA N-terminal domain-containing protein → MHTDTERCVRAVRSKDARFDGWFFTAVLTTRIYCRPSCPAVPPKAENMTFHPSAAACQQAGFRACKRCRPDTSPGSPEWNARADAVARAMRLIQDGVVDREGVTGLAARLGYSTRQIERQLLAEVGAGPLALARAQRAQTARLLVETTSLPMAQVAFAAGFSSIRTFNDTVREVFALAPGELRTRAATRRGGAALPAVPGVLTLRLPFRAPLNPDNLFGHLAATAVPGVEEWRDGWYRRTLTLPNGHGIVALAPRPDHIACRLSLTDHRDLTFAISVCRRMLDLDADPVAVDDQLRTDPLLAPLVDKAPGRRVPRTVDAAEFAVRAVLGQQVSTAAARTHAARLVTAHGTPVQDPEGGLTHLFPGPGALATVDPGTLAFPRSRRTTLTTLFGALADGTLRLGPDSDWNEARARLSELPGFGPWTVEVIAMRALGDPDAFLPTDLGIRHAAAGLGLPSTPAALTARAAAWRPWRAYAVQYLWATGDHPINRLPS, encoded by the coding sequence ATGCACACCGACACCGAGCGCTGCGTACGGGCCGTACGGTCCAAGGACGCGCGGTTCGACGGGTGGTTCTTCACCGCCGTGCTGACGACGCGGATCTACTGCCGGCCCAGTTGCCCCGCCGTTCCGCCCAAGGCCGAGAACATGACCTTCCACCCCAGCGCGGCGGCCTGCCAGCAGGCCGGGTTCCGGGCCTGCAAGCGGTGCCGGCCGGACACCAGCCCGGGATCGCCGGAGTGGAACGCCCGTGCCGACGCCGTGGCCCGTGCGATGCGCCTGATCCAGGACGGGGTCGTCGACCGGGAGGGCGTGACCGGCCTCGCGGCGCGGCTGGGGTACTCGACCCGTCAGATCGAGCGGCAGTTGCTCGCCGAGGTCGGCGCGGGCCCGCTCGCGCTCGCCCGGGCCCAGCGCGCACAGACCGCGCGGCTCCTCGTGGAGACGACCTCGCTGCCCATGGCCCAGGTGGCGTTCGCCGCGGGTTTCTCCTCCATCCGGACCTTCAACGACACCGTCCGCGAGGTGTTCGCGCTGGCCCCGGGCGAACTGCGGACCCGCGCCGCGACCCGGCGCGGCGGGGCGGCGCTCCCCGCAGTGCCGGGCGTGCTCACGCTCCGCCTCCCGTTCCGCGCGCCGCTCAACCCCGACAACCTCTTCGGGCATCTGGCCGCGACCGCGGTCCCCGGCGTGGAGGAGTGGCGCGACGGCTGGTACCGCCGCACGCTCACCCTGCCGAACGGCCACGGCATCGTGGCCCTGGCCCCTCGCCCGGATCACATCGCGTGCCGACTGTCCCTCACCGACCACCGCGACCTCACGTTCGCCATCAGCGTCTGCCGCCGGATGCTCGACCTGGACGCCGACCCGGTCGCCGTGGACGACCAGCTGCGTACCGACCCGCTGCTCGCGCCGCTCGTGGACAAGGCGCCCGGGCGGCGAGTGCCGCGCACCGTCGACGCCGCGGAGTTCGCGGTACGGGCCGTCCTCGGCCAGCAGGTCTCCACCGCGGCCGCCCGCACCCACGCCGCCCGGCTGGTCACCGCCCACGGCACCCCCGTACAGGACCCCGAGGGCGGCCTCACCCACCTCTTCCCCGGCCCGGGGGCCCTGGCCACCGTCGACCCGGGGACGCTGGCGTTCCCGCGCAGCCGCCGCACCACCCTCACCACACTGTTCGGCGCCCTCGCCGACGGCACGCTCCGCCTGGGCCCCGACAGCGACTGGAACGAAGCCCGCGCCCGGCTCTCCGAGCTGCCCGGGTTCGGCCCGTGGACCGTGGAGGTCATCGCGATGCGGGCACTCGGCGACCCGGACGCGTTCCTGCCCACGGACCTCGGCATCCGGCACGCCGCCGCCGGCCTCGGGCTGCCGTCGACACCCGCCGCGCTCACCGCCCGCGCCGCCGCCTGGCGGCCCTGGCGCGCCTACGCCGTCCAGTACCTCTGGGCCACCGGCGACCACCCGATCAACCGTCTCCCCTCCTGA
- a CDS encoding NUDIX domain-containing protein — protein sequence MTTDAYATYIAALPRVLSGAAALFRDAEGRALLVEPNYRPGWALPGGTIESDAGETPREAARRETLEEIGLDVVPGRLLAVDWVRGPGRPPIVAYVYDGGVLDDRQLSAIRLQEEELVSWKLVPREDITQYLLGSLGLRVLAALDALAADTAPVELVDGRPVR from the coding sequence GTGACCACCGACGCGTACGCCACCTACATCGCCGCCCTGCCCCGCGTGCTCTCCGGCGCCGCGGCCCTCTTCCGGGACGCCGAGGGCCGAGCGCTGCTCGTGGAACCCAACTACCGCCCCGGATGGGCGCTTCCGGGCGGGACGATCGAGTCCGACGCCGGGGAGACGCCCCGGGAGGCCGCACGGCGGGAGACGCTGGAGGAGATCGGGCTGGACGTCGTGCCCGGCCGGCTGCTCGCCGTCGACTGGGTCCGGGGGCCGGGTCGCCCCCCGATCGTCGCGTACGTCTACGACGGCGGCGTGCTCGACGACCGGCAGCTCTCGGCGATCAGGCTCCAGGAGGAGGAACTGGTCTCGTGGAAGCTGGTGCCGCGGGAGGACATCACCCAGTACCTGCTCGGCTCGCTCGGCCTGCGCGTACTCGCCGCACTGGACGCCCTGGCGGCGGACACGGCTCCCGTCGAGCTGGTCGACGGCCGCCCGGTGCGCTGA
- a CDS encoding AAA family ATPase: MTGRQGEAADGWRLFRGDGGVRDVAFPEPPPWRRFDHAAGGARDTGAPRPLPYLIGDAEADVVNAALHLRRPLLVTGRPGTGKSSLAHAVAHELRLGRVLSWHVNSRATLQDALYRYDAIGRLRETNLRRDRGREAGEPDIGSYVRLGPLGTALVPGTRPRVLLVDELDKGDVDLPNDLLGVFEEGEFEIPELARLPEDQAAVEVLTADPRVRTEVVRGRVRCSEFPVVVITSNGERDFPPAFLRRCVRLDLPEPDEARLVEIVRAHLGDGAAPDGTDELLHAFLARRGRGELATDQLLNAVFLRRGGVDLDADGLLDAVLHRLGGTV, encoded by the coding sequence ATGACAGGACGTCAGGGCGAGGCGGCGGACGGCTGGCGGCTGTTCCGGGGTGACGGCGGGGTCCGGGACGTGGCGTTCCCCGAGCCCCCGCCGTGGCGGCGATTCGACCACGCGGCCGGGGGCGCACGGGACACGGGTGCGCCGCGGCCGCTGCCGTATTTGATCGGCGACGCCGAGGCCGACGTCGTCAACGCCGCGCTGCACCTGCGCCGGCCGCTCCTGGTGACGGGCCGCCCCGGGACCGGCAAGTCGTCGCTCGCGCACGCCGTCGCCCACGAGCTGAGGCTCGGCCGGGTGCTGAGCTGGCACGTCAACAGCCGGGCCACGCTCCAGGACGCGCTCTACCGCTACGACGCGATCGGCAGACTGCGCGAGACCAACCTGCGCCGTGACAGGGGTCGGGAGGCCGGTGAGCCGGACATCGGCTCCTATGTGCGCCTCGGGCCGCTCGGCACGGCACTCGTCCCCGGCACCCGGCCGCGGGTCCTGCTCGTCGACGAGCTCGACAAGGGCGACGTGGACCTGCCGAACGATCTGCTCGGCGTCTTCGAGGAGGGCGAGTTCGAGATCCCGGAACTCGCCCGGCTGCCCGAGGACCAGGCCGCCGTCGAGGTGCTGACCGCCGATCCCCGGGTCCGTACCGAGGTGGTGCGCGGCCGGGTGCGCTGCTCCGAGTTCCCCGTCGTCGTCATCACCAGCAACGGGGAGCGGGACTTCCCTCCCGCGTTCCTGCGCCGCTGCGTCCGGCTCGACCTGCCCGAGCCGGACGAGGCCCGGCTGGTGGAGATCGTCCGCGCCCATCTCGGCGACGGTGCGGCGCCGGACGGCACGGACGAGTTGCTGCACGCCTTCCTCGCCCGGCGCGGTCGCGGGGAGCTGGCCACCGACCAGCTGCTGAACGCCGTGTTCCTGCGCAGGGGCGGGGTCGACCTCGACGCCGACGGGCTGCTGGACGCCGTGCTGCACCGGCTCGGCGGGACGGTGTAG
- a CDS encoding LCP family protein gives MRRLTAGLTVLAGLASWPWLGAQAAPAAGEPAARDTGRGTNILIVGIDSRAGLSAGEKRRLHVGGEGCDCTDVMMLVHLSEDRRRASVVSVPRDSYVEYATPEGTAGAAPRGKINGAFKIGRGPLAVRTVEKVTGLSVDHYLETGFTGFEQAVNDLGGATVCTDKPLKDENSGLDVTTGTHHLDGNKALGYARARHLNPPGDLGRVRRQQRLLADMLDGLTVRGALADPVKAADTARRLLKSVRTDDRTGMNDLIGIGWTLGRLPADRMEFATVPIAHFDHRVPGVGSTLLWHESRSRALWEALRADRPITGDTRILPVPETRAETNPAGIKVHVDDAKVATALRRSKFVVTDTSASAPAVRPAGPPVITYPAGREADAATLAAALPGARLQAVTRADGVFDVAVGSEPAAVRTVTYDRNLAEGAPVTADRLRCAGSPSQPS, from the coding sequence ATGCGCCGTCTGACCGCAGGACTGACCGTGCTGGCCGGCCTCGCCTCCTGGCCCTGGCTCGGCGCGCAGGCCGCCCCCGCCGCTGGTGAACCCGCCGCCCGGGACACCGGCCGCGGCACCAACATCCTGATCGTCGGCATCGACAGCCGCGCCGGTCTCTCGGCCGGCGAGAAGCGCCGCCTGCACGTCGGCGGTGAAGGCTGTGACTGCACCGACGTGATGATGCTCGTTCACCTTTCCGAGGACCGGCGTCGCGCGAGCGTCGTCTCCGTCCCCCGCGACAGCTACGTCGAATACGCCACGCCCGAGGGCACGGCCGGGGCCGCCCCGCGCGGGAAGATCAACGGCGCCTTCAAGATCGGCCGCGGTCCGCTGGCGGTGCGCACCGTGGAGAAGGTCACGGGCCTGAGCGTCGACCACTACCTGGAGACGGGCTTCACCGGATTCGAACAGGCCGTCAACGACCTCGGTGGTGCCACCGTGTGCACGGACAAGCCGCTCAAGGACGAGAACTCCGGCCTCGACGTCACCACGGGCACGCATCACCTCGACGGGAACAAGGCGCTCGGCTACGCCCGGGCGCGGCACCTCAACCCCCCGGGGGACCTCGGCCGGGTCCGCCGTCAGCAGCGCCTGCTCGCCGACATGCTCGACGGGCTGACCGTACGCGGGGCGCTGGCCGACCCCGTGAAGGCGGCGGACACGGCACGCCGGCTGCTCAAGTCCGTTCGCACCGACGACCGTACGGGCATGAACGACCTCATCGGCATCGGCTGGACGCTGGGGCGGCTGCCGGCCGACCGGATGGAGTTCGCCACCGTACCGATCGCGCACTTCGACCACCGCGTGCCCGGCGTGGGTTCCACGCTGCTCTGGCACGAGTCGCGCTCCCGGGCCCTGTGGGAGGCCCTGCGCGCGGACCGCCCCATCACCGGCGACACCCGCATCCTGCCCGTGCCCGAGACCCGCGCCGAGACCAACCCCGCCGGGATCAAGGTGCACGTCGACGACGCGAAGGTCGCCACGGCGCTGCGGCGCAGCAAGTTCGTGGTGACGGACACCTCCGCGTCGGCCCCCGCCGTGCGGCCCGCGGGTCCGCCGGTGATCACCTACCCGGCCGGGCGCGAAGCCGACGCGGCCACCCTGGCGGCCGCGCTCCCCGGCGCACGCCTTCAGGCGGTCACCCGAGCCGACGGCGTCTTCGACGTCGCCGTCGGCTCCGAGCCCGCCGCGGTGAGGACGGTCACCTACGACCGCAACCTCGCCGAGGGCGCGCCGGTCACCGCGGACCGGCTCCGCTGCGCCGGTTCGCCGTCGCAACCGTCGTAG
- a CDS encoding SAV_2336 N-terminal domain-related protein: MWRELHRVLGDSGIQLAHEELLDAVWLAGRLPPGASSALAAAAGSSAGSPVTPSEEEAEAPGRTAAPSCGTPPTGPRPTGQHGSEDAAAPERPGRRPRMPAGTGLHGAPAAPGPVLPVSAASSRVPPRRPAVPVRAPEARALASAELRLGRALRPLKQLRPDGRAREMDEPATVTAMAETGLPDVVLRPARTRWLDLALLVDDGVSMLLWQRLATETRRLLERSGAFRDIRVYSLDSRSPDAPVLGHHPFAKDPAPLPLTAVADPCGHTLMLVVSDGVGPAWRDGRMHRALERAAALGPTAVLHALPRRLWDGSGIRAEPWRVTTLRRGAANRTWRVADPVLPPGLAPYTGVPVPVLAPDPDSVGAWARLVGSSGTSVVLPLLAPRDPARPYAATRTGGGDGLLRFRDAASPQAYRLAAHLAAVAPVSVPAMRLVQDALGPEVDTGHLAEVFLGGLMRGADGREGDLLPQHRGFDFAEDTRRILLDTVPPPDLVRTTRAVTLRMAELADGTAGFPAWLPHPSGRDMLAGGTRPFGWVDARLLRRLGMPAPAAAGPAGRERGSAGPDSAGPAGTDPGAAGPGSEGQGSAGPAGSDPGAAGPHSAASAGTEPAAAQEVHGLARAAEAPATAPTAVSPAPADTPARTESASPGPAAPRAADGSSPVLPASPVLPISPVLPISPVLPSFVDRPGTGWVSRHPSEEPRSAGPYRLVARRVPGRPRIGVFLGTAGNHGSHVLLRVPGSPDRDTAVGLLATEAEALIRIGAAHAPRLLGVSTRSGTGWLATEFLTDPATGDPADTLHTHHARHGSFSRERFLSVGRQFAAAMAKAHAEDLVHGTLLPGSVLIAGDDVRVAGWTTASVDGGSSPLRGMSLQPVEYEAPELTGSPEGPTRASDMYAVGSLLLAAASGRWGTSFSSTAVPPLPGVPAEVSALLADCVARDPAARPSAEELLWAFDPANRPALPALPAVPLGEDDGGRSVRLDANGPEHGGIGPHGLVRGGSDAERRALLTGVVRRLAESCSPDALTVVCAGHDAALPGSPLAALPHTGWCDSVGGRPARLRELTALLLRERRRRGTAARAAGLPRLLVVLDDFDRIAGSEEPFFALADEVRAVSACAGIHVLMAQHTGRSPLVDLLGPSYTIELTPPRARLRHGEGPAVDFSPVRADGGPARGWDHGERHAHGVALLREGRAELALRMLGDAVTAREKALGPEHGATLASRHEHARTLLALGRHAEALDAYRHVARVRARVLGSDHTDTLDARQQAARALGRLGRHSEALTLYLEVLSRRERVQGTTHEDTMRCRHDVASALRSTGRLTEAYKVARETYRARTEVLGELHADTLLSLYELAHTAAGTERWEEAAARYGAVAAGWTRTLGAGHADTVAAGRNAAAARRRAGGPRTPPGPTPGSRP, from the coding sequence GTGTGGCGGGAGCTGCACCGGGTCCTCGGTGACAGCGGGATCCAACTGGCGCACGAGGAGCTGCTGGACGCCGTGTGGCTGGCGGGGCGGCTGCCTCCTGGGGCCTCGTCGGCCCTCGCCGCAGCGGCCGGCTCCTCGGCGGGGTCGCCCGTGACTCCCTCCGAGGAAGAGGCCGAGGCGCCCGGGAGGACCGCGGCCCCCTCCTGCGGGACACCGCCCACCGGGCCGCGGCCGACCGGGCAGCACGGCTCCGAGGACGCGGCGGCCCCCGAACGTCCGGGTCGGCGGCCGCGGATGCCCGCGGGCACCGGGCTGCACGGCGCCCCGGCCGCACCCGGCCCCGTCCTCCCGGTATCGGCCGCGTCCTCCCGCGTGCCACCGCGCCGCCCCGCCGTGCCGGTGCGCGCCCCGGAGGCCCGGGCACTGGCCTCGGCCGAGCTGCGCCTGGGCCGTGCGCTGCGGCCGCTGAAGCAGCTGCGGCCCGACGGGCGGGCCCGCGAGATGGACGAGCCGGCCACGGTGACCGCCATGGCCGAGACCGGGCTGCCGGACGTGGTGCTGCGTCCCGCCCGGACCCGCTGGCTCGATCTGGCGCTGCTGGTGGACGACGGGGTGTCGATGCTGCTGTGGCAGCGACTCGCGACCGAGACCCGGCGGCTGCTCGAACGCAGCGGCGCGTTCCGCGACATCCGGGTGTACTCGCTCGACAGCAGGAGCCCCGACGCCCCGGTACTGGGCCACCACCCCTTCGCCAAGGACCCGGCGCCGCTTCCGCTGACCGCGGTCGCCGACCCCTGCGGACACACCCTGATGCTCGTCGTCAGCGACGGGGTGGGCCCGGCCTGGCGGGACGGCCGGATGCACCGGGCCCTTGAACGGGCCGCCGCGCTCGGCCCGACCGCCGTGCTGCACGCCCTGCCGCGGCGCCTGTGGGACGGCTCGGGCATCCGCGCCGAACCGTGGCGCGTGACCACCCTGCGGCGTGGCGCCGCCAACCGCACCTGGCGGGTCGCCGACCCGGTGCTGCCGCCCGGACTCGCCCCGTACACCGGGGTTCCCGTGCCGGTGCTGGCTCCCGACCCCGACTCCGTGGGGGCCTGGGCCCGGCTCGTCGGCTCGTCCGGCACGTCGGTGGTACTGCCCCTGCTGGCGCCGCGCGACCCGGCCCGCCCGTACGCCGCGACGCGCACGGGAGGCGGGGACGGTCTGCTGCGGTTCCGGGACGCCGCCTCCCCCCAGGCCTACCGGCTGGCGGCGCATCTGGCGGCGGTGGCGCCGGTGTCGGTGCCGGCGATGCGGCTGGTCCAGGACGCCCTGGGCCCTGAGGTCGACACAGGCCATCTGGCGGAGGTGTTCCTCGGCGGGCTGATGCGCGGGGCCGACGGCCGGGAGGGGGATCTGCTGCCGCAGCACCGCGGGTTCGACTTCGCGGAGGACACCCGGCGCATCCTGCTGGACACGGTGCCGCCGCCGGACCTGGTGCGCACCACCCGCGCCGTCACCCTGCGCATGGCCGAACTCGCCGACGGGACGGCCGGATTCCCCGCCTGGCTGCCGCATCCTTCGGGCCGGGACATGCTCGCCGGGGGCACGCGGCCGTTCGGCTGGGTGGACGCCCGGCTGCTGCGGCGCCTCGGCATGCCGGCACCGGCCGCCGCGGGGCCGGCCGGGAGGGAACGCGGTTCTGCGGGACCGGATTCCGCGGGGCCGGCCGGGACGGATCCGGGTGCTGCGGGGCCGGGATCCGAGGGGCAGGGTTCCGCGGGGCCGGCCGGGTCTGATCCGGGTGCTGCGGGGCCGCATTCCGCGGCGTCTGCCGGGACGGAACCGGCCGCGGCCCAGGAGGTGCACGGCCTGGCCCGGGCAGCGGAGGCCCCGGCCACGGCTCCGACCGCGGTCTCCCCCGCACCCGCGGACACCCCGGCGCGCACGGAGTCGGCGTCCCCGGGGCCCGCGGCACCCAGGGCGGCGGACGGGTCCTCCCCCGTGCTGCCGGCCTCCCCCGTGCTGCCGATCTCCCCCGTGCTGCCGATCTCCCCCGTACTGCCGTCGTTCGTCGACCGGCCCGGCACCGGCTGGGTGTCCCGACACCCCTCGGAGGAACCGCGTTCCGCCGGCCCCTACCGGCTCGTCGCCCGAAGGGTCCCCGGCCGGCCGCGGATCGGCGTCTTCCTCGGCACGGCCGGCAACCACGGCTCGCACGTCCTGCTGCGCGTGCCCGGGTCACCGGACCGGGACACGGCCGTGGGCCTGCTGGCCACCGAGGCCGAGGCACTGATCCGGATCGGCGCGGCCCACGCTCCGCGGCTCCTCGGGGTGAGCACCCGCAGCGGGACGGGGTGGCTGGCCACCGAGTTCCTGACCGACCCGGCGACCGGCGACCCCGCGGACACCCTGCACACCCATCACGCCCGCCACGGCTCCTTCTCCCGCGAGCGGTTCCTTTCCGTGGGGAGGCAGTTCGCCGCCGCCATGGCGAAGGCCCACGCCGAGGACCTGGTGCACGGCACGCTCCTCCCCGGCTCGGTGCTGATCGCCGGCGACGACGTCCGGGTGGCGGGCTGGACGACCGCGTCGGTCGACGGCGGGAGCAGCCCGCTCCGGGGGATGTCACTCCAACCGGTCGAGTACGAGGCGCCCGAACTCACCGGCTCCCCCGAGGGACCCACCAGGGCCTCGGACATGTACGCGGTGGGGTCGCTCCTCCTCGCGGCCGCGAGCGGCCGGTGGGGAACGTCCTTCTCCAGCACGGCCGTTCCGCCCCTGCCCGGAGTACCCGCGGAGGTGTCCGCGCTGCTCGCCGACTGCGTCGCCCGGGATCCGGCGGCGCGTCCCTCCGCGGAAGAACTGCTGTGGGCGTTCGACCCGGCGAACCGCCCGGCGCTCCCCGCCCTCCCCGCCGTCCCGCTCGGTGAGGACGACGGGGGCCGGTCGGTCCGGCTCGACGCCAACGGGCCGGAGCACGGCGGTATCGGCCCGCACGGCCTGGTGCGGGGCGGGTCCGACGCCGAACGCCGGGCCCTGCTCACCGGTGTCGTGCGGCGGCTCGCCGAGTCCTGCTCCCCCGACGCCCTCACGGTCGTCTGCGCCGGTCACGACGCGGCGCTGCCCGGCTCCCCGCTCGCCGCGCTGCCGCACACGGGGTGGTGCGACAGCGTCGGCGGCCGGCCCGCGCGACTGCGCGAGCTGACGGCGCTGCTGCTCAGGGAGCGCAGGCGGCGGGGGACGGCGGCCCGCGCCGCCGGCCTGCCACGGCTCCTCGTCGTCCTCGACGACTTCGACCGGATCGCCGGCAGCGAGGAGCCGTTCTTCGCACTGGCCGACGAGGTCAGGGCCGTCAGCGCCTGCGCGGGCATCCATGTGCTCATGGCGCAGCACACCGGTCGCAGCCCGCTCGTGGATCTGCTCGGCCCCTCGTACACGATCGAGCTCACCCCGCCCCGGGCCCGGCTGCGGCACGGCGAGGGCCCGGCCGTGGACTTCAGCCCCGTGCGCGCCGACGGCGGGCCCGCACGGGGCTGGGACCACGGCGAACGGCACGCCCACGGGGTGGCGCTGCTGCGCGAGGGCCGCGCCGAACTCGCCCTGCGGATGCTCGGTGACGCCGTCACGGCACGGGAGAAGGCACTCGGCCCCGAGCACGGGGCCACGCTGGCCTCCCGCCACGAGCACGCCCGGACCCTGCTGGCGCTCGGCAGGCACGCGGAGGCCCTCGACGCGTACCGGCACGTCGCCCGCGTCCGGGCGCGCGTGCTCGGCTCCGACCACACGGACACCCTGGACGCCCGGCAGCAGGCGGCCCGTGCGCTCGGGCGGCTGGGCCGCCACAGCGAGGCGCTGACGCTGTACCTCGAAGTGCTCTCCAGGCGCGAGCGGGTGCAGGGCACGACACACGAGGACACCATGCGCTGCCGGCACGACGTCGCCTCCGCGCTCCGGTCGACGGGCAGGCTCACCGAGGCGTACAAGGTGGCGCGCGAGACCTACCGCGCCCGTACGGAGGTACTGGGCGAACTGCACGCCGACACCCTCCTCTCCCTGTACGAACTGGCGCACACGGCGGCCGGGACGGAGCGCTGGGAGGAGGCCGCCGCACGGTACGGGGCGGTGGCCGCGGGCTGGACCCGCACCCTGGGCGCCGGCCATGCCGACACCGTGGCGGCCGGACGCAACGCCGCCGCGGCACGGCGGCGGGCGGGCGGCCCGAGGACTCCGCCCGGGCCGACGCCGGGGAGCCGTCCCTAG
- a CDS encoding methylated-DNA--[protein]-cysteine S-methyltransferase codes for MSRTHTVTDSPYGPLTLVATDSVLSGLYMTEQRHRPGEETFGDPDPRPFREVIRQLDAYFAGDLKEFDLPLHLAGTPFQRAVWEQLLLIPYGETRTYGELAGSLGSTGASRAVGLANGKNPIGIIVPCHRVIGASGGLTGYGGGLDRKQRLLAFERGVPDDGLF; via the coding sequence ATGAGCCGCACCCACACCGTCACCGACAGCCCGTACGGCCCGCTCACCCTCGTCGCCACCGACTCCGTACTGAGCGGGCTGTACATGACCGAGCAGCGCCACCGCCCCGGCGAGGAGACCTTCGGCGATCCCGACCCGCGCCCCTTCCGCGAGGTGATCCGCCAGCTCGACGCCTACTTCGCCGGCGACCTGAAGGAGTTCGACCTGCCCCTGCACCTCGCGGGCACGCCTTTCCAGCGCGCCGTCTGGGAGCAGCTGCTGCTGATCCCGTACGGCGAGACCCGCACCTACGGCGAGCTGGCCGGGTCACTGGGCAGCACGGGCGCCTCCCGCGCCGTGGGTCTCGCCAACGGGAAGAACCCCATCGGGATCATCGTTCCCTGCCACCGGGTGATCGGCGCCTCCGGCGGTCTGACGGGGTACGGCGGCGGACTGGACCGCAAGCAGCGGCTGCTGGCCTTCGAACGGGGCGTTCCCGACGACGGGCTGTTCTGA